From Caretta caretta isolate rCarCar2 chromosome 14, rCarCar1.hap1, whole genome shotgun sequence, the proteins below share one genomic window:
- the LOC125621771 gene encoding uncharacterized protein LOC125621771: protein MYLGGLQTGRAVRVTLQRVTGLISLMEPGEELSPLDEEEGEILRGTCAAEDGMVKIKEENCLREVEADGRLLGRSEGSISPSPEMVATYESQCSSKDLGKIPIEESYGKASATGRALRKSKSLKAHQRIHMGEKPYNCLECGKIFNRRSFLLTHQRIHTGEKPYKCPECGKSFTVRSTLIKHKRIHTGEKPYKCPDCGKSFRLSSTLCTHRKIHTGEKPYECLKCGKRFRVSSYLLAHEATHMVDNPYKCSDCGKNFSVNRDLLVHQRIHTGERPFKCLECGKSFNRRSILIVHQRVHTGEKPYKCPSCGKSFSVSSDLTAHQRIHTGEKPYKCFDCGNSFRLSSHLTRHQRSHTGERPYKCLVCGESFSDCSGLIKHKRMHTGEKRRPAPVTHQGTHTAATPYKCPDCGKNFSMNSALVKHQRIHTGEKPYNCPECGKSFSHCSALMKHQRIHTGEKPFKCLDCGKRYNDSSTLRRHRRIHSEERPYKCPDCGERFSVTSGLIRHQKIHTEERPFKCSECGKSFQSNSLLKTHQRIHTGEKPYKCPECGKSFRQSSHLIRHQKIHTG from the exons ATGTATTTGGGGGGACTCCAGACTGGAAGGGCTGTTCGTGTCACCCTACAAAGAGTAACTGGGCTG ATCTCTTTGatggagccaggggaggagctGAGCCCCTTGGATGAAGAGGAAGGGGAGATCCTGAGAGGAACCTGTGCAG CAGAGGATGGGATGGTGAAGATAAAGGAGGAGAATTGCCTGCGGGAAGTGGAAGCAGATGGGAGGCTATTGGGAAGATCTGAAGGGAGCATTTCCCCGAGTCCCGAGATGGTGGCAACCTACGAGAGTCAATGCAGTTCAAAGGATCTGGGGAAAATTCCCATAGAGGAGTCATATGGTAAAGCTAGTGCCACAGGCAGAGCTCTCAGGAAATCTAAAAGTCTAAAAgcccatcagagaatccacatgggagagaaaccctataactgccttgagtgtgggaaaatcTTCAATCGGAGGTCATTTCTTCTTACGCATCAGAGAATTCACACTGGAGAGAAGCCCTATAAATGCcctgaatgtgggaaaagcttcactgtGAGATCAACTCTTATTAAACATaaaagaatccacacaggagagaaaccctataagtgccctgactgtgggaaaagcttccgtCTGAGCTCGACCCTTTGTACCCATCGGAAAATCcatacaggagagaaaccctatgagTGCCTCAAATGTGGGAAAAGATTCCGAGTGAGCTCCTACCTTCTTGCACACGAGGCCACCCACATGGTAGACAACCCTTACAAATGCTCCGACTGTGGGAAAAATTTTAGTGTGAATAGAGACCTCCTtgtgcatcagagaatccacacgggagagagaccctttaagtgccttgagtgtgggaaaagcttcaatcggagATCGATCCTGATTGTACATCAGAGAgtccacactggagagaagccCTATAAATGCCCCagctgcgggaaaagcttcagtgtgAGCTCAGACCTCAcagcacatcagagaatccacacaggagaaaaaccctataaatgcttTGATTGCGGGAATAGCTTTCGTCTGAGCTCCCACCTTACCAGACATCAGAGGagccacactggagagagaccctataaatgcctggTCTGTGGGGAAAGCTTCAGTGACTGCTCAGGCCTTATTAAACATAAGAGAATGCACACTGGAGAGAAACGAAGGCCAGCGCCTGTTACACATCAGGGAACCCACACAGCAGCAACACCTTATAAATGCCCCGACTGTGGAAAAAACTTTAGTATGAATTCAGCCCTTGTTaaacaccagagaatccacacaggagagaaaccttataactgccctgagtgtgggaaaagcttcagtcattGCTCAGCCCTTATGAAACATCAGAGGATCcatacaggagagaaaccctttaaatgcctggactgtgggaaaaggtACAATGACAGCTCAACCCTCCGGAGACACCGGCGAATCCACTCAGAAGAGAGGCCCTATAAATGCCCCGACTGTGGGGAACGATTCAGTGTGACCTCAGGCCTTATTAGACACCAGAAAATTCACACTGAGGAGAGACCTTTTAAATGtagtgagtgcgggaaaagcttccaGTCGAACTCACTTCTTAAAACGCATCAGAGGATCcatacaggagagaaaccctataaatgccccgagtgtgggaaaagcttccgtCAGAGCTCCCACCTTATAAggcatcagaaaatccacacgggATAG